A portion of the Geoalkalibacter ferrihydriticus DSM 17813 genome contains these proteins:
- the guaB gene encoding IMP dehydrogenase — protein MLDRDHLREGLTFDDVLLLPAHSTVLPKDVDLTTQLTAGIRLNIPLLSAAMDTVTESRTAICMAREGGLGIIHKNMDPAAQAVEVDQVKKSESGMIVDPITMDPDQKIYEALELMERYRISGVPITKEGKLVGILTNRDLRFETKLDQPIRNVMTKDKLVTVPPGTTLEEAKYHLHQHRIEKLLVVDDQGALRGLITIKDIEKVRKYPNACKDDIGRLRAGAAIGVGADREERLELLTRAGVDVVIIDTAHGHSQGVIDAVIDTRRQYPDLQLVAGNIATGAAAEALIKAGVDAVKVGIGPGSICTTRVVAGVGVPQITAIADVARVTSKAGIPLIADGGIKFSGDLPKAVAAGADILMIGSLFAGTDEAPGETILYQGRTYKSYRGMGSLGAMKQGSKDRYFQGDVESDIKLVPEGIEGRVPYRGSLSANIHQLMGGLRSGMGYTGCHTLKELQERGEFVRITNAGLRESHVHDVTISQEAPNYRLERFN, from the coding sequence ATGCTGGATCGCGATCACCTTCGCGAAGGTCTCACCTTCGACGATGTTTTGCTGCTGCCCGCCCATTCCACCGTCCTGCCCAAGGATGTCGATCTCACGACCCAACTGACCGCCGGAATCCGCCTCAATATCCCCCTGCTGTCCGCCGCCATGGACACCGTGACTGAATCCCGCACTGCCATTTGCATGGCGCGCGAAGGCGGCCTGGGAATTATCCACAAAAACATGGATCCTGCAGCCCAGGCCGTTGAGGTCGACCAGGTCAAGAAGTCGGAAAGCGGTATGATCGTCGATCCCATCACCATGGATCCCGACCAGAAGATTTATGAAGCTCTGGAGCTGATGGAGCGCTATCGTATTTCCGGAGTGCCGATCACCAAGGAGGGCAAGTTGGTGGGGATTCTCACCAATCGCGATCTGCGCTTTGAAACCAAGCTTGATCAGCCGATCCGTAATGTCATGACCAAGGACAAGCTGGTGACCGTGCCGCCCGGCACCACACTGGAGGAGGCCAAGTACCATCTGCATCAGCACCGTATTGAAAAGCTGCTGGTGGTGGATGATCAGGGCGCATTACGGGGACTGATTACCATTAAAGATATTGAAAAGGTGCGCAAATATCCCAACGCGTGCAAGGACGATATCGGTCGCCTGCGTGCCGGAGCCGCCATCGGGGTCGGCGCCGATCGCGAGGAGCGTCTGGAATTGCTGACGCGCGCCGGTGTCGACGTGGTGATCATCGATACCGCTCATGGCCATTCCCAGGGCGTTATCGACGCCGTGATCGATACGCGTCGTCAGTATCCCGATCTGCAACTTGTGGCGGGCAACATCGCCACAGGCGCGGCTGCTGAAGCTTTGATCAAGGCCGGGGTCGATGCCGTAAAGGTGGGCATCGGACCGGGTTCCATCTGCACCACGCGCGTCGTCGCCGGGGTGGGCGTGCCGCAGATCACCGCCATTGCCGACGTTGCCCGGGTGACGAGCAAGGCGGGCATCCCGTTGATTGCCGATGGCGGCATCAAGTTTTCGGGAGATCTGCCTAAAGCCGTCGCCGCCGGAGCAGATATTCTTATGATCGGCTCGTTGTTTGCCGGCACCGATGAAGCCCCCGGCGAGACCATCCTATACCAGGGGCGGACCTACAAATCCTATCGCGGCATGGGCAGTCTCGGCGCCATGAAGCAGGGCAGCAAGGATCGCTATTTCCAGGGCGATGTGGAGAGTGACATCAAGTTGGTGCCCGAAGGCATCGAGGGGCGTGTGCCCTATCGCGGCAGTCTTTCGGCCAACATTCACCAACTGATGGGCGGGTTGCGCTCAGGCATGGGCTACACCGGTTGCCACACGTTGAAGGAATTGCAGGAGCGAGGAGAGTTCGTGCGTATCACCAATGCCGGTTTGCGTGAATCCCATGTGCATGATGTCACCATCAGCCAGGAAGCGCCCAACTACCGCCTTGAGCGTTTCAATTAA
- the guaA gene encoding glutamine-hydrolyzing GMP synthase, whose product MSQDIHQEKILILDFGSQYTQLIARRVREAHVYCELHPFDMPLDEIRAFAPRGIILSGGPKAVYDEGAPAVAEELFELGVPVLGICYGMQLMSRHFGGEVVPAGKREYGHADLLAQGRPGPLFDGFFAEGRSPVWMSHGDHVERIPHGFEVVAGTDNAPVCAIQNVERGLYGVQFHPEVNHTPRGETLLNVFVRRICGCQGRWTPGQIIEDAVARIRAQVGAERVILGLSGGVDSSVAAALIHRAIGDQLTCVFVDNGLLRLNEGDQVMATFAENKGVQVIRVDAEERFLSALAGVADPELKRKVIGNLFVEIFEEEAGKVSDAQWLAQGTIYPDVIESAGGKTGKAHNIKSHHNVGGLPEHMKLKLLEPLRELFKDEVRAIGEELGLPHAMVWRHPFPGPGLGVRILGAVNKEYADILRRADAIYMEELYSSGHYHKISQAFAVFLPVKSVGVMGDGRTYEYVIALRAVETRDFMTAGWYPMPYADLARISNRIINEVKGVNRVVYDISSKPPATIEWE is encoded by the coding sequence ATGTCCCAGGATATTCACCAGGAAAAAATTTTGATTCTCGATTTCGGGTCGCAATATACCCAGCTCATCGCCCGCCGTGTCCGCGAGGCGCATGTGTATTGCGAGCTGCACCCCTTCGATATGCCGCTTGACGAGATTCGCGCCTTTGCGCCACGCGGCATCATTCTATCGGGTGGTCCCAAAGCCGTTTATGACGAGGGTGCTCCCGCCGTGGCGGAAGAGTTGTTCGAACTGGGTGTGCCGGTGCTGGGCATCTGTTACGGCATGCAGCTCATGAGCCGCCATTTCGGCGGTGAAGTGGTCCCCGCCGGCAAACGTGAATACGGCCATGCCGATCTTCTCGCCCAGGGACGTCCCGGTCCGCTGTTCGACGGCTTTTTCGCCGAGGGGCGCAGCCCCGTGTGGATGAGTCATGGCGATCATGTGGAGAGAATTCCCCACGGCTTCGAGGTCGTGGCCGGCACGGACAATGCGCCCGTGTGCGCCATTCAGAACGTGGAGCGCGGTCTCTACGGGGTCCAGTTTCATCCCGAAGTCAACCATACTCCGCGCGGCGAAACCCTGCTCAACGTGTTTGTGCGCCGCATTTGCGGTTGTCAGGGCCGCTGGACACCCGGCCAGATCATCGAAGATGCGGTTGCCCGCATCCGTGCGCAGGTCGGAGCGGAGCGGGTGATTCTTGGGCTGTCCGGCGGCGTCGACTCCTCGGTGGCGGCCGCTCTGATTCATCGCGCCATCGGCGATCAGTTGACCTGCGTGTTCGTCGACAACGGCCTGCTGCGCCTCAATGAGGGCGATCAGGTGATGGCTACCTTTGCCGAGAACAAGGGTGTGCAGGTGATTCGCGTCGATGCCGAAGAACGTTTTCTCAGTGCTTTGGCAGGCGTCGCCGACCCTGAGCTCAAGCGCAAGGTTATCGGCAATCTGTTCGTGGAGATTTTCGAAGAAGAAGCCGGTAAGGTAAGCGATGCCCAATGGCTTGCCCAAGGCACCATTTATCCCGACGTCATTGAATCGGCGGGCGGCAAGACGGGCAAAGCGCACAATATCAAGAGCCACCACAACGTGGGCGGGTTGCCCGAGCACATGAAACTCAAGCTCCTCGAACCCCTGCGCGAACTGTTCAAGGACGAAGTACGCGCCATCGGCGAGGAACTGGGTCTTCCTCATGCCATGGTCTGGCGTCATCCCTTTCCCGGACCGGGGCTGGGAGTACGCATCCTCGGCGCGGTCAATAAGGAGTATGCCGACATCTTGCGTCGCGCCGATGCCATCTACATGGAAGAACTTTACAGCAGCGGCCACTATCACAAAATCAGCCAGGCCTTTGCCGTGTTTCTACCGGTGAAAAGCGTCGGTGTCATGGGCGACGGGCGCACCTACGAATACGTTATTGCTTTGCGTGCGGTGGAAACCCGCGATTTCATGACCGCCGGCTGGTATCCCATGCCCTATGCCGATCTCGCTCGCATCAGCAACCGCATCATCAACGAGGTCAAAGGGGTCAACCGGGTGGTGTACGACATCTCGTCAAAGCCTCCCGCCACGATTGAATGGGAATGA
- a CDS encoding phosphatase PAP2 family protein, translated as MFDENLRREVQRNDRSSLDSLADGLDVLGHPATGLGLSAALWGAGVWREDAYLAETGQMAFEAVFLGQAATLALKVGVGRKRPDFRENAWSFRPFSFSADYDSLPSGHTANAFSLAGVLSRRSEQAWMPWVAYGMASLVGAARIQSDDHWVSDVLVGALMGELAARMVVRFHERNSDYFFAAGPMGSDGAGLRVAWFW; from the coding sequence ATGTTTGACGAGAATCTTCGTCGCGAGGTTCAGCGAAATGACCGCAGCTCTCTTGATTCCCTGGCCGATGGTCTGGATGTCCTGGGTCATCCCGCGACGGGACTTGGCTTGTCGGCGGCCTTGTGGGGCGCGGGAGTCTGGCGTGAAGATGCATATCTCGCCGAAACCGGACAGATGGCTTTCGAAGCTGTCTTTTTGGGGCAGGCGGCGACGCTGGCTCTCAAGGTCGGTGTCGGTCGTAAACGGCCCGATTTCAGGGAGAACGCCTGGTCTTTTCGTCCCTTTTCCTTTTCCGCGGATTATGATTCCTTGCCTTCAGGGCATACGGCCAATGCATTTTCCCTGGCCGGTGTCCTGAGCCGGCGCAGTGAACAGGCCTGGATGCCATGGGTTGCTTATGGGATGGCATCGTTGGTGGGGGCGGCGCGCATTCAGTCTGATGATCATTGGGTCTCAGACGTGCTCGTTGGTGCACTGATGGGCGAACTTGCTGCGCGCATGGTGGTGCGCTTCCATGAACGCAATTCCGATTATTTTTTTGCTGCGGGTCCCATGGGATCGGACGGTGCCGGTCTTCGTGTTGCCTGGTTCTGGTAG
- the galE gene encoding UDP-glucose 4-epimerase GalE, whose protein sequence is MKKIFVTGGAGYIGSHVVKALGERGLEVLTYDNLSTGHAEAVLHGQLVTGDLADRALLRKTLSEYHPDAVIHFAAHIEVAESVANPLKYYRNNTLNALNLWEVLRELRLSNVIFSSTAAVYGIPQDNPVTEETALAPINPYGASKMMSERLLADLAAAEKGFDYVALRYFNVAGADPQGRIGQKYRNATHLITRALKTAKGEYDRLQIFGTDYATPDGICIRDYIHVDDLAAAHLAALDHLAGGCGSDIFNCGYGHGYSVREVVDVARRVTGVDFCVEEAPRRAGDPPALVADSGRLRAATGWKPRHDDLEFIVRTAWEWERQLA, encoded by the coding sequence ATGAAAAAAATCTTTGTGACCGGCGGCGCCGGCTATATCGGCAGCCATGTGGTCAAGGCGCTGGGTGAACGCGGCCTGGAGGTGCTGACCTATGACAATCTTTCGACCGGGCACGCTGAGGCGGTGCTGCACGGGCAACTGGTGACGGGCGATCTGGCCGACCGTGCTCTGCTCCGCAAAACCCTGAGCGAATATCATCCCGATGCGGTGATTCATTTCGCCGCGCATATCGAAGTGGCGGAAAGCGTCGCCAATCCTCTCAAGTATTACCGCAACAACACCCTCAATGCCCTGAATCTGTGGGAGGTTCTGCGCGAGTTGCGTCTCTCCAACGTGATTTTTTCCTCCACGGCGGCGGTCTACGGAATTCCGCAGGACAATCCCGTTACCGAGGAAACGGCTCTGGCGCCCATCAATCCCTACGGTGCGTCTAAGATGATGAGCGAGCGTCTGCTCGCCGATCTGGCCGCAGCTGAAAAGGGGTTCGACTACGTTGCCTTGCGTTATTTCAATGTGGCCGGCGCTGATCCCCAGGGACGCATCGGTCAGAAATACCGCAATGCCACCCACCTCATTACCCGCGCCCTTAAAACCGCCAAGGGCGAATACGACAGGTTGCAGATCTTCGGCACCGATTATGCCACGCCCGATGGCATCTGCATCCGTGATTATATCCATGTCGACGATCTGGCCGCCGCGCATCTGGCTGCCCTGGATCATCTGGCCGGCGGCTGCGGCAGCGACATCTTCAATTGTGGTTACGGGCATGGTTATTCCGTGAGGGAAGTGGTGGATGTCGCCCGCCGGGTGACCGGGGTTGATTTTTGCGTCGAGGAAGCGCCCCGCCGTGCTGGTGACCCCCCGGCCCTGGTGGCCGACAGTGGACGCCTGCGCGCCGCCACCGGCTGGAAGCCCCGCCACGACGATCTCGAATTCATCGTACGCACTGCTTGGGAATGGGAAAGGCAATTGGCGTAG